CACACATACTCGGGGTCCGAAAGCCGGCTGTCCTCCGTTTGGGGAAGGCGGGGCTGTACGGCGCCGCTTTTCGCCGCATCCGGCTGCCGCGGCTCCGCCAAAATGGCTTTGATGCGCGCAATCCTGCGCTTTTTGATATTTTCTTTTACCGTCACGATGAACCCTCCGATCCCGTCGGCGCATTTGCTTCATTCATATGACTTGTCTCATTTTTTTATGAATGGAAACAGTGGCGAACCGGAGGGCAGCAAAAACAAGGGAAATTAGAAAGGAGGCAACTCTTCCTGGTGGACTTTGATGCTTAAGACCAGCCCCAACGAAAGCATATTGATCAGTACGGAGGTTCCGCCATAACTGACAAACGGCAGGGTGATGCCGGTCAAAGGCATAATGCCGATCAGCATGCCGACATTTTCAAATATTTGAAATACAAACATCGAAACGATGCCGAATATGATGATCGCTCCGCTTAAATCGCTGCACTGAATGGCGGTCAAAATCAAACGGTAAATAAGCAAAAAATAAAGCACAAGCAATACAGACGACCCGATAAACCCGAACTCCTCGCCGATGACGGCAAAAATCGAATCGGAAAACGGCAAAGGAACGCGGCTGTGCACCGAATTGCCCCGCAAAAAGCCTTCGCCGTGCAGTTCGCCCGAACCGATGGCGATTTTGGCGTTGTTGACCTGATAAGCATCGTCGTTGGAGACGCTTTCCGGGTGCAAAAACGTGTCGATGCGGTCCATCCAGTGTTCACTGTGATGTTTTTCCAAAAAACCGTACAATTGCTGGTGGTAGGCGCCGTACAAAAATAAAAACAGCGCCAGAAACGCCGCGAAAGCCGCCAATCCGATCAACACATACGAATACTTGATGTTGCCGATCCACAGCATCCCGACCAGAATAACCAGGTAAATGATGGCGTTGCCCAAATCGGGCTGAATCAAAACAAGCATAAACGGCAGCAGCACAATTCCGCCGATCGGCATAATATCCCGCACCAGTTCCAGATGTTCGCCTTCCTTGCGCGAGATATATTTGGCGATCGCCACGATTAAAATGATTTTCATCAATTCGGCCGGCTGAAAATTGAATCCCAACGGCAGTTCAAACCAGCTGCGCGCGCCATTGATTTCCACGCCAAAAAAATAAACGGCAATCAACATCAGAATGCCGAACAAATACGAATACAACGACGTTTTCAACAAAATTCGGTAATCGACAAGAATCATGCCGAAAAAGACAAGAAAGCCGAGAACATAGTTTAAAATATTTTTTATATACAGATGGGAGCTGAAAAATCTGGTATTGTACGTCGCGCTGTAAATCAGCACCGAACTGATGATCATGAACAAAAAAAGAATCGCGACGATCGTCCAATCGATTTTGCGGAAAGAAACAAGCACTTGCTCTCATCCTATCCCAAAAAGCTTTTTCATTTTATGCATGACACCCTTCTTGATTTCCAGCGGCATAAGCGGGACGGTATCGCCAAGAATCCTCCTGGCAATATTGCGGTAAGCGATCGCCGCTTTCGCGGCCGGATCCATCACCGTCGGTTCACCGGTGTTGGCGGCCTTGATGACATGCTCGTCGTCGGGAACGATTCCCAACAAATCAATCGCCAAAACGGAGCATATTTCATCAATATCCAACATTTCGCCTTTTTTTACCATGTTGGGACGGATACGATTGATTATCAGTTTCGGGTCGCGGATATGTTCAGCTTCCAACAGGCCGATAATCCGGTCGGCATCGCGCACCGCGGCGTTTTCCGGCGTGGTCACAACGAT
This genomic interval from Bacilli bacterium contains the following:
- a CDS encoding FtsW/RodA/SpoVE family cell cycle protein, whose amino-acid sequence is MLVSFRKIDWTIVAILFLFMIISSVLIYSATYNTRFFSSHLYIKNILNYVLGFLVFFGMILVDYRILLKTSLYSYLFGILMLIAVYFFGVEINGARSWFELPLGFNFQPAELMKIILIVAIAKYISRKEGEHLELVRDIMPIGGIVLLPFMLVLIQPDLGNAIIYLVILVGMLWIGNIKYSYVLIGLAAFAAFLALFLFLYGAYHQQLYGFLEKHHSEHWMDRIDTFLHPESVSNDDAYQVNNAKIAIGSGELHGEGFLRGNSVHSRVPLPFSDSIFAVIGEEFGFIGSSVLLVLYFLLIYRLILTAIQCSDLSGAIIIFGIVSMFVFQIFENVGMLIGIMPLTGITLPFVSYGGTSVLINMLSLGLVLSIKVHQEELPPF